One part of the Pannonibacter sp. XCT-53 genome encodes these proteins:
- a CDS encoding zinc-finger domain-containing protein, translating to MADHVVPHFQNTSGHECVEIGAREFMCIGANPPFDHPHVFLDLGDDDQIVCPYCSTLYKYNASLKPGQSEPSDCVWVPVAA from the coding sequence ATGGCGGATCATGTTGTCCCGCATTTCCAGAACACCAGCGGCCACGAGTGTGTCGAGATCGGCGCGCGTGAATTCATGTGCATCGGCGCCAACCCGCCGTTCGATCATCCCCATGTCTTCCTGGATCTGGGCGATGACGACCAGATCGTCTGCCCCTACTGCTCGACGCTGTACAAGTACAACGCGTCGCTGAAGCCGGGCCAGTCCGAGCCGTCCGATTGCGTATGGGTCCCGGTCGCAGCCTGA
- the sfsA gene encoding DNA/RNA nuclease SfsA, translating into MDFDRPLISGRLVRRYKRFLADVILDEDGSEVTAHCANPGSMLGLNAPGSRVYLSRSDNPARKLPLSWELIEADGVLVGISTAHPNRLVEEAILAGRARGLEGYASLRREVRYGLNSRIDILLDHPDRPRCYVEVKNVHLMRQAGLAEFPDSVTDRGAKHLRELSAMVAEGHRAVMVYLVQRPDCDRLSMAADIDPAYAAALGEARAAGVEVLALGCSVTPHRIRVEREVEVA; encoded by the coding sequence ATGGATTTTGACCGCCCCCTGATCAGCGGCCGGCTGGTGCGCCGCTACAAGCGTTTCCTCGCCGACGTGATCCTGGACGAGGACGGCAGCGAGGTCACGGCCCATTGCGCCAACCCGGGCTCCATGCTCGGCCTGAACGCACCGGGATCCCGGGTCTACCTGTCGCGCTCCGACAATCCGGCGCGCAAGCTTCCGCTCAGCTGGGAGCTGATCGAGGCCGACGGCGTGCTGGTCGGCATCAGCACCGCCCATCCCAACCGTCTTGTCGAGGAGGCGATCCTTGCCGGTCGTGCGAGGGGCCTTGAGGGCTATGCCAGCCTGCGTCGCGAGGTCCGCTACGGCCTCAACTCGCGCATCGACATCCTGCTCGATCATCCCGACCGGCCCCGCTGCTATGTCGAGGTGAAGAACGTGCATCTGATGCGGCAGGCCGGGCTGGCAGAGTTCCCCGATTCGGTCACCGACCGGGGGGCCAAGCATCTGCGCGAGCTGTCGGCGATGGTGGCCGAGGGGCATCGCGCCGTGATGGTCTATCTGGTCCAGCGGCCCGACTGCGACCGCCTGTCGATGGCAGCCGACATCGATCCGGCCTATGCGGCCGCCCTTGGCGAGGCGCGTGCGGCCGGCGTCGAGGTGCTGGCGCTCGGCTGCTCCGTGACCCCGCATCGGATCCGCGTCGAGCGCGAGGTCGAGGTGGCCTGA
- a CDS encoding enoyl-CoA hydratase, with product MQQDHSPGQIRCHVEGEIGWLVIDNPDRRNALSLAMWQAVPEAVARLTADPAVRVIVLRGAGEETFVAGADISEFETLRGNARDARTYEAVNVAAFDALRATPKPTIAMIRGHCLGGGLGLAAAADLRVAAQGSSFGIPAARLGLAYPPTALADIVALTGPARARDLVFTARRVSAEEAHRIGLLDRLVPADALETAVRELAGTVAANAPLTIAATKAALAALTNGDLAAAEAAAERCFDSRDFAEGRSAFLAKRTPDFIGS from the coding sequence ATGCAGCAAGATCATTCGCCCGGCCAGATCCGTTGCCACGTCGAGGGCGAGATCGGCTGGCTCGTCATCGACAATCCCGACCGGCGCAACGCCCTGTCGCTGGCCATGTGGCAGGCCGTGCCGGAGGCCGTTGCCCGCCTGACCGCGGATCCGGCGGTGCGCGTCATCGTGCTGCGCGGAGCGGGCGAGGAGACCTTCGTCGCCGGGGCGGACATCTCCGAGTTCGAGACCCTGCGGGGCAATGCCCGCGACGCGCGCACCTACGAGGCCGTGAACGTGGCGGCCTTCGACGCCCTGCGCGCCACGCCCAAGCCGACCATCGCCATGATCCGGGGCCACTGCCTTGGCGGCGGACTGGGACTCGCCGCGGCAGCGGACCTGCGTGTCGCGGCACAGGGCAGCAGCTTCGGCATCCCGGCCGCGCGCCTGGGCCTCGCCTATCCCCCGACCGCGCTGGCCGACATCGTCGCCCTGACGGGGCCCGCCCGGGCCCGCGACCTGGTCTTCACCGCCCGGCGCGTTTCGGCCGAGGAAGCGCATCGCATCGGCCTGCTGGACCGCCTGGTTCCGGCCGACGCGCTGGAGACCGCCGTCCGCGAGCTGGCCGGCACGGTTGCCGCCAACGCCCCGCTCACCATCGCCGCCACCAAGGCCGCGCTGGCCGCCCTGACGAACGGCGATCTGGCGGCCGCAGAGGCTGCCGCCGAACGCTGTTTTGACAGCCGCGATTTTGCCGAGGGCCGAAGCGCTTTCCTGGCCAAGCGCACACCGGACTTCATCGGCAGCTGA
- a CDS encoding alpha/beta fold hydrolase, with protein MLKFSSDGVEIAYLDEGEGDPILLIHGFASNKTVNWAYPGWVDLLRKDGRRVIALDNRGHGDSSKFYDPADYGAPIMAEDARRLLDHLGLAQVDLMGYSMGARISAFLTLNHPERVRRVIFGGLGYGMVSGVGDPEPIARGLEAESLADIPDRTGRAFRAFAEQTRSDRRALAACIRSSRQKISEDDVARIRRPVLVAVGSKDDIAGSPEDLAALIPDARVLEIPGRDHMVAVGDKVFKQGVLDFLAEAA; from the coding sequence ATGCTCAAGTTTTCGTCGGACGGCGTCGAGATCGCCTATCTGGACGAGGGCGAGGGGGATCCGATCCTTCTCATCCACGGGTTCGCCTCCAACAAGACCGTCAACTGGGCCTATCCGGGGTGGGTCGACCTGCTGCGCAAGGATGGTCGCCGCGTGATCGCGCTGGACAACCGCGGGCATGGCGACAGCAGCAAGTTCTACGATCCGGCCGACTATGGCGCGCCGATCATGGCCGAGGATGCCCGCCGCCTGCTCGACCATCTCGGTCTCGCCCAGGTCGACCTCATGGGCTATTCGATGGGCGCGCGCATTTCCGCCTTTCTCACCCTGAACCACCCGGAGCGGGTGCGCCGGGTCATCTTCGGCGGTCTCGGCTACGGCATGGTCAGCGGCGTCGGGGACCCCGAGCCGATCGCGCGGGGGCTTGAGGCGGAGAGCCTTGCCGACATTCCCGACCGGACCGGTCGTGCCTTCCGCGCCTTTGCCGAGCAGACCAGGTCTGACCGCCGGGCCCTGGCGGCCTGCATCCGCTCCTCGCGCCAGAAGATCTCGGAAGATGACGTCGCGCGCATTCGCCGCCCCGTGCTGGTTGCCGTGGGCAGCAAGGACGACATTGCCGGATCGCCGGAGGATCTGGCGGCGCTGATCCCGGATGCGCGCGTCCTCGAGATCCCCGGCCGCGACCACATGGTTGCCGTCGGCGACAAGGTCTTCAAGCAAGGGGTCCTCGACTTCCTGGCGGAGGCGGCATGA
- the cysE gene encoding serine O-acetyltransferase, which produces MVTTPVRQTAGAIALHDPVWQQLRDEAGKMVLDEPALSSFVYETVLNHQRLEDAVIHRLGDRLGRDVVSASLIRQTYQEALLSEPDLGEIFRVDIMAVFDRDPACNRLLEPVLYFKGFHALQTHRLANWLWRQGRGDFALYLQSRSSEVFQVDIHPAVPVGRGIFIDHATGLVVGSTAVIEDDVSILQGVTLGGTGKDQGDRHPKIRKGVLIGAGAKILGNLEIGRCSRIAAGSVVLQDVPCNTTVAGVPARVVGQAGCAEPARSMDQIIADKEQAG; this is translated from the coding sequence ATGGTGACTACCCCTGTCCGGCAGACGGCCGGAGCCATCGCCCTGCACGATCCGGTCTGGCAGCAGCTGCGCGATGAGGCAGGGAAGATGGTGCTGGATGAGCCGGCGCTGTCGTCTTTCGTCTACGAGACGGTGCTGAACCACCAGCGCCTCGAGGATGCCGTCATCCATCGCCTCGGTGACAGGCTCGGCCGCGATGTCGTCTCTGCCTCGCTGATCCGCCAGACCTACCAGGAGGCGCTGCTGAGCGAGCCGGACCTGGGAGAGATCTTCCGCGTCGACATCATGGCCGTGTTCGACCGGGACCCGGCCTGCAACCGGCTGCTGGAACCGGTCCTCTACTTCAAGGGCTTCCACGCGCTGCAGACCCATCGTCTGGCCAACTGGCTGTGGCGGCAGGGACGCGGCGACTTTGCGCTCTATCTGCAGAGCCGGTCGTCGGAAGTCTTCCAGGTCGACATTCATCCGGCCGTGCCGGTGGGGCGCGGCATCTTCATCGACCATGCCACCGGGCTTGTCGTCGGCTCGACGGCCGTGATCGAGGACGATGTCTCCATCCTGCAGGGCGTGACCCTTGGTGGCACCGGCAAGGACCAGGGCGACCGTCATCCCAAGATCCGCAAGGGCGTGCTGATCGGTGCCGGGGCCAAGATCCTCGGCAATCTGGAGATCGGACGCTGCTCGCGCATCGCCGCCGGGTCGGTCGTGCTGCAGGACGTGCCGTGCAACACCACGGTCGCCGGCGTGCCGGCGCGGGTGGTGGGGCAGGCGGGCTGCGCCGAACCGGCCCGCTCGATGGACCAGATCATTGCCGACAAGGAACAGGCGGGCTGA
- a CDS encoding DUF6949 family protein, whose translation MFFELILAVYMGCAGFVAAGVIGSFYQLVTNRPPRFQVSLESAVGTVGSFLMCAFAGPFIIMRNAIRGRRIENRPIGWLVASSTIAGMWSVCSGLVMMRLVIGLAPGL comes from the coding sequence GTGTTTTTCGAGCTTATTCTGGCTGTCTATATGGGCTGCGCCGGTTTTGTCGCCGCCGGCGTCATTGGCAGTTTCTACCAGCTCGTGACCAACCGTCCGCCCCGTTTCCAGGTCAGCCTCGAATCGGCCGTCGGCACCGTCGGCTCGTTCCTGATGTGCGCCTTCGCCGGCCCCTTCATCATCATGCGCAACGCCATCCGGGGCCGTCGCATCGAGAACCGGCCGATCGGCTGGCTCGTTGCCTCGTCCACCATTGCGGGCATGTGGAGCGTCTGCTCGGGCCTCGTGATGATGCGGCTCGTGATCGGGCTCGCCCCCGGGCTCTGA
- a CDS encoding alpha/beta fold hydrolase has protein sequence MSGPVRCFAGADGNRLVADRFGSDGAPVLLLHGGGQTRHAWAGAGQRIAAAGHVAYCLDQRGHGESDWVASGRYAFGDFGRDLVAVAGQITQEHGRPPVLVGASLGGLAGILAEGHQAPGTLAALVLVDITPRVDLDGVSRIVAFMSERMEDGFASVEEAADAIAAYLPHRPRPGSLDGLAKNLRRTPDGRLRWHWDPKFISARHGDGDVSRAMAEDELVSAARRLSLPVLLIRGGRSELVSLAHVEEFRAMVPQARFVDVEAAGHMVAGDRNDVFGEALIGFLRDLSPVHP, from the coding sequence ATGAGCGGGCCGGTGCGCTGTTTTGCCGGGGCCGACGGCAACCGGCTGGTGGCCGACCGCTTCGGGTCGGACGGCGCGCCGGTGCTGCTGCTGCATGGCGGAGGCCAGACCCGCCACGCCTGGGCCGGAGCCGGACAGCGCATCGCGGCTGCGGGCCATGTCGCCTATTGCCTTGACCAGCGCGGACACGGGGAAAGCGACTGGGTCGCCTCCGGCCGCTATGCCTTCGGGGATTTCGGCCGCGATCTCGTCGCCGTGGCCGGCCAGATCACGCAGGAACACGGCCGGCCGCCCGTGCTGGTCGGAGCGTCTCTCGGCGGGCTGGCCGGCATCCTCGCCGAAGGGCACCAGGCTCCGGGCACGCTCGCTGCGCTGGTGCTGGTCGACATCACGCCCCGGGTTGATCTCGACGGGGTGTCGCGCATCGTCGCCTTCATGTCCGAGCGCATGGAAGACGGGTTTGCCAGCGTCGAGGAGGCGGCAGACGCGATTGCCGCCTATCTGCCGCACAGGCCGCGACCCGGGTCGCTCGACGGACTGGCCAAGAACCTCCGGCGGACGCCGGACGGGCGGCTGCGCTGGCACTGGGATCCGAAGTTCATCTCTGCCCGCCATGGCGATGGTGATGTGTCCCGCGCCATGGCGGAAGACGAGCTTGTCAGCGCGGCGCGCCGCCTGTCCCTGCCGGTGCTGCTGATCCGTGGTGGCCGGTCGGAGCTGGTGTCGCTGGCCCATGTCGAGGAGTTCCGGGCCATGGTGCCGCAGGCCCGTTTCGTCGATGTGGAGGCAGCCGGCCACATGGTGGCCGGCGATCGCAACGATGTCTTCGGCGAGGCGCTGATCGGCTTCCTGCGGGACCTGTCGCCGGTCCATCCCTGA
- a CDS encoding FAD-dependent monooxygenase — protein sequence MTHPSSDAPVVILGAGIGGLTAALTLARAGYRVDLFERTERLLEVGAGLQLSPNALRVLDGFGLLPALKARSGEPATVRIRSARNGRDLARVPLGPVARERYGLPYLVLHRADLQQVLVQAVRETAAIRLTLGAELGPVQEAGDGLDIQVITPEGDRQLRAAALIGADGVRSHVRQQIMGGPKPSFSGRTAYRATLPADEVPDELMTETGLWLGPRAHLVHYPVRAGREFNIVALVEEDWTSTGWSEPADRDRLLARFADWPSDIRAVLSRPDGWLRWALCAVDAGTPWVKGRIALLGDACHAMLPFAAQGAAMAIEDAAVLGRVLQGARDIPAALARYQQLRQPRTAQVQQAAATNASIYHLGWPACLARDAVLRASSPERLLKRMDWIYAWRDSAPA from the coding sequence ATGACACATCCCTCCTCCGACGCGCCCGTCGTGATCCTGGGTGCCGGGATCGGCGGCCTGACCGCAGCCCTGACACTGGCGCGTGCCGGCTACCGTGTTGACCTTTTCGAGCGCACCGAGCGCCTGCTGGAAGTGGGGGCCGGACTGCAGCTGTCGCCGAATGCGCTGCGGGTGCTGGACGGGTTCGGCCTGCTGCCGGCCCTGAAGGCGCGATCCGGGGAACCGGCCACCGTGCGCATCCGCAGCGCCCGCAACGGGCGCGATCTCGCCCGGGTGCCGCTGGGTCCCGTCGCCCGCGAGCGCTATGGCCTGCCCTATCTCGTGCTCCATCGGGCCGACCTGCAGCAGGTGCTGGTGCAGGCCGTGCGCGAGACAGCCGCGATCCGCCTCACGCTGGGCGCCGAGCTCGGTCCGGTGCAGGAGGCCGGCGACGGCCTCGACATCCAGGTGATCACGCCGGAGGGGGACCGCCAGTTGCGGGCCGCCGCGCTGATCGGCGCCGACGGCGTCCGCTCGCATGTCCGCCAGCAGATCATGGGCGGCCCGAAACCGTCATTTTCCGGCCGCACCGCCTACCGCGCGACGCTGCCGGCGGATGAGGTGCCGGACGAGCTCATGACCGAGACCGGCCTCTGGCTCGGCCCGCGCGCCCATCTCGTGCACTATCCGGTGCGCGCCGGCCGCGAGTTCAACATCGTGGCCCTGGTCGAAGAGGACTGGACCTCGACCGGCTGGTCCGAGCCGGCCGACCGGGACCGCCTTCTTGCCCGTTTTGCCGACTGGCCGTCAGACATCCGCGCGGTGCTGTCCCGGCCCGACGGCTGGCTGCGATGGGCGCTGTGCGCCGTCGATGCCGGCACGCCCTGGGTCAAGGGCCGCATTGCCCTGCTCGGCGATGCCTGCCACGCGATGCTGCCCTTTGCCGCGCAAGGGGCAGCGATGGCCATCGAGGACGCGGCTGTCCTGGGTCGCGTGCTGCAGGGCGCGCGGGACATTCCTGCAGCCCTCGCCCGCTATCAGCAGCTGCGCCAGCCGCGCACCGCGCAGGTGCAGCAGGCTGCCGCCACCAATGCCTCGATCTATCACCTCGGCTGGCCGGCCTGTCTCGCCCGCGATGCGGTGCTGCGCGCCAGCTCGCCCGAGCGGCTGCTGAAGCGAATGGACTGGATCTATGCCTGGCGGGACAGCGCCCCCGCTTGA
- a CDS encoding L,D-transpeptidase, with amino-acid sequence MLISRRHFLVAASATLLAGCTTRYTQPIPTPGMPYEPYQPSGPRIPEEYLRMYGPMPQERFPLPAVDLRKVNPIYYRQVVDYPSAEPTGTIIVDTPNRFLYLTMEGGRAMRYGVGIGRAGFAWGGTARIAYKREWPRWTPPAEMIARQPELEEYRNGMEPGLTNPLGARALYIFEGNRDTLYRIHGTAEFWTIGTAVSSGCVRLINQDIIDLYNRVPNGTRVVVIQGNAV; translated from the coding sequence ATGTTGATCTCCCGCCGCCATTTTCTGGTTGCCGCTTCCGCCACCCTGCTCGCCGGCTGCACCACCCGCTACACCCAGCCGATCCCGACGCCGGGCATGCCCTACGAGCCTTACCAGCCGTCAGGTCCGCGCATCCCGGAGGAGTATCTGCGCATGTACGGGCCGATGCCGCAGGAGCGCTTCCCGCTGCCGGCGGTGGACCTGCGCAAGGTCAATCCGATCTACTACCGCCAGGTCGTGGACTATCCCTCGGCGGAGCCGACCGGGACGATCATCGTCGACACCCCAAACCGCTTCCTCTACCTGACGATGGAAGGCGGTCGCGCCATGCGCTACGGCGTGGGCATCGGCCGCGCCGGCTTTGCCTGGGGGGGCACGGCCCGCATCGCCTACAAGCGCGAATGGCCGCGCTGGACGCCGCCGGCGGAAATGATCGCGCGCCAGCCCGAGCTGGAGGAATATCGCAACGGCATGGAGCCGGGGCTGACCAATCCGCTTGGCGCCCGCGCGCTCTACATCTTCGAGGGCAACCGCGACACGCTGTACCGCATCCACGGCACGGCCGAGTTCTGGACGATCGGCACCGCCGTCTCCTCGGGCTGCGTCCGCCTGATCAACCAGGACATCATCGACCTCTACAACCGCGTGCCCAACGGCACCCGCGTGGTCGTGATCCAGGGCAACGCCGTCTGA
- a CDS encoding TrkH family potassium uptake protein — MIALRPILYVLGILYVALATVMLVPAIVDVANKNADWQAFVFSAFLTGLVGMLLAIAVEGSLKKGLNMRQTFLLTVLAWTTIPLFGALPFFWLGLGVSDAVFESVSGFTTTGGTVLTGLDSLPPGILIWRSMMQWTGGIGIAVMGIFLLPFLRVGGMQLFQSESGEGGDKIVSRSVELIRLMVVVYGGLTALCAAGYFVFGMTGFDAINHAMTTLATGGYSTHDRSFQHYADTGVAWVGILFMLAGALPFVLVIQAIRGAPLQLWQDPQVRALIALIAMVSFALTVYLGATRDLGFLDALRAATFTVVSLITTTGFYIGDYTQWGGPVVGLVLMLAFVGGCTGSTSGGIKIFRYLVLLAAVRSHLRRMVRPNRVTAENFGKARLTPDLSAAVLVYLVLYISTVAAVALALAAFDIDFVTALSASASAVGNIGTALGPLVGPDGTFGALPDPAKWILSAAMLIGRLELIVVFVLIDPDFWSN, encoded by the coding sequence GTGATTGCATTGCGCCCCATTCTCTACGTGCTGGGCATATTGTACGTGGCGCTTGCCACCGTGATGCTGGTGCCGGCCATCGTCGATGTGGCCAACAAGAATGCGGACTGGCAAGCCTTTGTGTTTTCGGCCTTTCTGACCGGGCTGGTCGGCATGCTGCTGGCGATTGCCGTTGAGGGCTCCCTGAAGAAGGGGCTCAACATGCGCCAGACGTTCCTGCTGACGGTGCTGGCCTGGACGACGATCCCGCTGTTCGGCGCCTTGCCGTTCTTCTGGCTGGGGCTTGGCGTGTCGGATGCGGTGTTCGAATCGGTCTCCGGCTTCACCACGACCGGCGGCACGGTGCTGACCGGACTTGATTCCCTGCCGCCCGGCATCCTGATCTGGCGCTCGATGATGCAATGGACCGGCGGCATCGGCATCGCGGTCATGGGGATCTTCCTGCTGCCGTTCCTGCGGGTCGGCGGCATGCAGCTGTTCCAGAGCGAGAGCGGCGAGGGCGGCGACAAGATCGTCAGCCGGTCGGTCGAGCTGATCCGGCTGATGGTGGTGGTCTATGGCGGGCTCACCGCGCTCTGCGCTGCCGGCTATTTTGTCTTCGGGATGACCGGGTTCGACGCCATCAACCACGCGATGACGACGCTGGCGACCGGCGGCTACTCCACCCACGACCGGTCGTTCCAGCACTACGCCGACACCGGCGTGGCCTGGGTCGGCATCCTGTTCATGCTTGCCGGCGCGCTGCCCTTCGTCCTGGTGATCCAGGCGATCCGGGGGGCGCCGCTGCAGCTCTGGCAGGATCCGCAGGTGCGGGCGCTCATCGCCCTGATCGCGATGGTCTCCTTCGCGCTCACCGTCTATCTCGGGGCCACGCGCGATCTGGGCTTCCTCGATGCGCTGCGGGCGGCCACCTTCACCGTGGTCTCGCTCATCACCACCACGGGCTTCTACATCGGCGACTATACCCAGTGGGGCGGGCCGGTCGTCGGTCTGGTGCTGATGCTCGCCTTCGTCGGCGGCTGCACCGGCTCGACGTCGGGCGGGATCAAGATCTTCCGCTATCTCGTGCTGCTGGCCGCGGTGCGCTCGCATCTGCGCCGCATGGTGCGGCCCAACCGGGTCACGGCGGAGAACTTCGGCAAGGCGCGGCTGACGCCGGACCTGTCTGCCGCGGTTCTCGTCTATCTGGTGCTCTACATCAGCACGGTGGCGGCTGTGGCACTGGCGCTTGCGGCCTTCGACATCGACTTCGTCACCGCCCTGTCCGCCTCCGCCAGTGCCGTCGGCAACATCGGCACGGCGCTCGGGCCGCTGGTCGGTCCCGACGGGACCTTTGGCGCCCTGCCGGACCCGGCCAAGTGGATCCTCTCCGCGGCCATGCTGATCGGCCGGCTCGAGCTGATCGTCGTCTTCGTGCTCATCGACCCCGATTTCTGGTCCAACTGA
- a CDS encoding competence/damage-inducible protein A: protein MDDATPQTVTAAFLVIGDEILSGRTKDKNIGYIADFLTMSGIDLMEVRVVPDIEDRIVEAVNALRGRYDYVFTSGGIGPTHDDITADSIAKAFGVAIDHDPRAMAILAAHYPPGEFTEARQRMARIPLGADLIENKVSKAPGFRIGNVHVMAGVPSIMQAMLDAIAPTLRTGRKIVSRTVDADIPESRIADALRQIQADNPDVIIGSYPRTNDGRFSTQVVLRSREPDRLVPVAAAVEAAVAAAVAAAQAARG, encoded by the coding sequence ATGGACGACGCAACGCCACAGACCGTGACAGCCGCCTTTCTCGTCATCGGGGACGAGATCCTGTCGGGACGCACAAAGGACAAGAACATCGGCTATATCGCCGACTTCCTGACCATGTCCGGCATCGACCTGATGGAAGTGCGCGTGGTGCCCGACATCGAGGATCGCATCGTCGAGGCGGTGAACGCGCTGCGCGGCCGCTACGACTATGTCTTCACCTCGGGCGGCATCGGGCCGACCCATGACGACATCACCGCCGACAGCATCGCCAAGGCCTTCGGTGTCGCCATCGACCACGATCCCCGCGCCATGGCGATCCTCGCCGCCCATTACCCCCCCGGCGAGTTCACCGAAGCCCGCCAGCGCATGGCGCGCATTCCGCTTGGTGCCGACCTGATCGAGAACAAGGTGTCGAAGGCGCCGGGCTTCCGGATCGGCAATGTCCACGTGATGGCCGGTGTTCCGAGCATCATGCAGGCCATGCTCGATGCGATCGCCCCGACGCTGCGCACCGGACGCAAGATCGTGTCCCGGACCGTCGATGCCGACATTCCCGAAAGCCGCATCGCCGACGCCCTGCGCCAGATCCAGGCCGACAACCCGGACGTGATCATCGGCTCCTACCCCCGGACCAACGACGGGCGTTTCAGCACACAGGTGGTGCTGCGCTCGCGCGAGCCGGACCGCCTCGTCCCGGTCGCAGCCGCCGTCGAGGCAGCCGTTGCCGCTGCCGTCGCGGCCGCGCAGGCGGCGAGGGGCTGA
- a CDS encoding DUF3126 family protein: MKSDEIKKIEAYLRRKFNLPAIKVQARPRKDDSAEVFIGDEFIGVVFRDDEDDELSWNFQMAILEMDLEEDED, from the coding sequence GTGAAATCCGACGAAATCAAGAAGATCGAGGCGTATCTGCGCCGCAAGTTCAACCTGCCGGCCATCAAGGTCCAGGCGCGTCCGCGCAAGGATGACTCGGCCGAGGTCTTCATCGGCGATGAGTTCATCGGGGTCGTGTTCCGCGACGACGAGGACGATGAGCTGAGCTGGAACTTCCAGATGGCCATCCTCGAGATGGACCTGGAAGAAGACGAGGACTGA
- a CDS encoding gamma carbonic anhydrase family protein: MPLYAIDGIRPVLPDSGEAWVAPDAQLIGRIRLEEEASVWFGAVLRGDNELILVGARSNVQDGAVLHTDLGYPLTIGADCTIGHKAILHGCTIGDNTLIGMGATILNGARIGRNCIIGANALVAEGKDIPDNSLVVGMPGRIVRSLDAEAAVRNTRSAEGYVRNWRRYRAGLEML; the protein is encoded by the coding sequence ATGCCACTCTATGCAATCGACGGCATCCGGCCCGTGCTGCCGGACAGCGGCGAGGCCTGGGTCGCGCCGGACGCGCAGCTGATCGGACGCATCCGCCTCGAGGAGGAGGCAAGCGTCTGGTTCGGCGCGGTGTTGCGCGGCGACAACGAGCTGATCCTGGTCGGGGCCCGGTCCAATGTGCAGGACGGGGCGGTGCTGCACACCGACCTCGGCTATCCGCTGACCATCGGGGCGGACTGCACCATCGGTCACAAGGCGATCCTGCATGGCTGCACCATCGGCGACAACACGCTGATCGGCATGGGGGCGACGATCCTCAACGGGGCCCGCATCGGTCGCAACTGCATCATTGGCGCCAATGCGCTGGTGGCCGAAGGCAAGGACATCCCGGACAATTCGCTTGTCGTCGGCATGCCGGGGCGGATCGTGCGCAGCCTCGATGCGGAGGCCGCTGTCCGCAACACCCGCTCGGCCGAAGGCTATGTGCGCAACTGGCGCCGCTATCGCGCGGGGCTGGAGATGCTGTGA
- the gpt gene encoding xanthine phosphoribosyltransferase, with protein sequence MENPEQNKAFPVSWDQFHRDARALAWRLSGQGEWQAIVCITRGGLVPAAIVARELGIRMIETVCIASYHDYENQGSLHVIKPIDPKVVGLEGGDGNGVLVIDDLVDTGKTARVVREMLPKAHFATVYAKPMGRPLVDTFVTEVSQDTWIYFPWDMGWQFQPPLNKNTAG encoded by the coding sequence ATGGAAAACCCCGAACAGAACAAGGCCTTCCCGGTTTCCTGGGACCAGTTCCACCGCGACGCGCGCGCCCTTGCCTGGCGCCTGTCGGGCCAGGGCGAATGGCAGGCGATCGTCTGCATCACCCGTGGCGGGCTGGTACCGGCGGCCATCGTCGCGCGTGAACTTGGCATCCGCATGATCGAGACGGTCTGCATCGCCTCCTACCATGACTACGAGAACCAGGGCTCGCTGCATGTGATCAAGCCGATCGACCCGAAGGTGGTCGGACTGGAAGGCGGCGACGGCAATGGCGTGCTGGTGATCGACGATCTGGTGGACACCGGCAAGACCGCCCGCGTCGTGCGCGAGATGCTGCCGAAGGCGCATTTCGCCACCGTCTATGCCAAGCCGATGGGCCGGCCGCTGGTCGACACCTTCGTGACCGAAGTGTCGCAGGACACCTGGATCTATTTCCCCTGGGACATGGGCTGGCAGTTCCAGCCGCCGCTCAACAAGAACACCGCCGGCTGA